One stretch of Cystobacter fuscus DSM 2262 DNA includes these proteins:
- a CDS encoding cytochrome P450, translating into MNNSAPLPPMPPGHWLWGHLPERTSDPLGLYLRGRALLGDVVRFRMGPIYVEQLTHPDHVKYVLADAPARYTKGPIFHKTRPLVGNGLVTSEGDFWKRQRRLAQPSFHRERLAGLTGVMTETAAEVLEQWEPRVKAGEPVPVFTEMMRLTLQVVVRALFGVDVAAHTKELGEAFTTALEITNERIISPLPYKPWLYRIPTAKNLAFQRSMVPLNRIVEGIIAQRRARGPAGESQDLLGMLMAARDADTGDTFDDVQLRDEVMTLLLAGHETTATALAWAFHLLEKNPEQEALLHEEVDRVLGGRTPTLEDVPKLRYTNCVFEETLRLYPPIWAIPRVAEEEDVVGGYRIPKGDLVLLVPYVTHRHPDFWPDPERFEPTRFLPENSKQRPRWAYLPYGGGQRQCIGNNFAMMEAQFILAMVAQRFRLRGTGAPVTADAHVTLRPHGTMPMHATRREKQPQLQSA; encoded by the coding sequence ATGAACAACTCCGCACCCCTGCCTCCCATGCCCCCAGGCCATTGGCTCTGGGGCCACCTCCCCGAGCGCACCAGCGATCCACTCGGCCTCTATCTGCGCGGCCGTGCGCTGCTGGGAGACGTGGTGCGCTTTCGCATGGGGCCCATCTACGTGGAGCAGCTCACGCACCCGGATCACGTCAAGTACGTGCTCGCGGACGCGCCCGCGCGCTACACCAAGGGCCCCATCTTCCACAAGACGCGCCCGCTGGTGGGCAACGGCCTGGTGACGTCCGAGGGCGACTTCTGGAAGCGCCAGCGCCGGCTCGCCCAGCCCTCCTTCCACCGCGAGCGCCTGGCGGGGCTCACGGGCGTGATGACGGAGACGGCCGCCGAGGTGCTCGAGCAGTGGGAGCCCCGGGTGAAGGCGGGTGAGCCCGTGCCCGTCTTCACGGAGATGATGCGGCTGACGTTGCAGGTGGTGGTGCGCGCGCTCTTCGGGGTGGACGTGGCCGCGCACACGAAGGAGCTGGGCGAGGCGTTCACCACCGCGCTGGAGATCACCAACGAGCGCATCATCTCCCCGCTGCCCTACAAGCCGTGGCTCTACCGGATTCCCACCGCGAAGAACCTGGCCTTCCAGCGCTCCATGGTGCCGCTCAACCGCATCGTCGAGGGCATCATCGCCCAGCGCCGGGCGCGGGGGCCGGCGGGGGAGTCGCAGGACCTGCTCGGCATGCTGATGGCCGCGCGCGACGCGGACACGGGAGACACCTTCGACGACGTGCAGCTGCGCGACGAGGTGATGACACTGCTGCTCGCGGGCCACGAGACGACGGCCACCGCGCTCGCGTGGGCGTTCCACCTGCTGGAGAAGAACCCGGAGCAGGAGGCGCTCCTGCACGAGGAGGTGGACCGCGTGCTCGGCGGGCGCACCCCCACGCTCGAGGACGTGCCGAAGCTGCGCTACACCAACTGCGTGTTCGAGGAGACGCTGCGCCTCTACCCCCCCATCTGGGCCATTCCGCGCGTGGCGGAGGAGGAGGACGTGGTGGGCGGCTACCGGATTCCCAAGGGGGACCTGGTGCTGCTGGTGCCCTACGTCACCCACCGCCACCCGGACTTCTGGCCCGACCCGGAGCGCTTCGAGCCCACGCGCTTCCTGCCGGAGAACAGCAAGCAGAGGCCGCGCTGGGCCTACCTGCCCTACGGTGGCGGACAGCGCCAGTGCATCGGCAACAACTTCGCGATGATGGAGGCGCAGTTCATCCTCGCCATGGTGGCCCAGCGCTTCCGCCTGCGAGGCACCGGCGCCCCCGTCACCGCGGATGCCCACGTCACCCTGCGGCCGCACGGCACCATGCCCATGCACGCCACGCGCCGCGAGAAGCAACCCCAGCTGCAGAGCGCGTGA